A portion of the Acidobacteriaceae bacterium genome contains these proteins:
- a CDS encoding pitrilysin family protein — translation MNFTKLAASFVLVASTVAVFAQDYPHAQQPWTHIATPPLRGFHPAKPTRIQLPNGVQIFLEEDHELPFISGFIRVRGGARDEPADKLGLVSLYGQAWRTSGTSSTPGDQLDDQLALKAASIETGGGQASTYVTWNSFTKDFDSTFASAIDLLLHPKFQEQKVELAKRSMMTSILRRNDDAASIAAREAVEIAYGRTNPYGREAQLATVSSITLDDLDAWHKRTVVGSNLIVGLVGDFDSKEVEAKLKAAFEPIPRGEKLPAPVVTFSAPKPGVYFAAKSDVDQSNIYLVGLGTEQSNPDYYALTVMNEIFSGGFASRVVQNVRTRLGLAYDVGGSFGAAYDHPGLFAINAGTRSNKTVAATQAILDEVRKLRTEPPTEAELRRAKDDLLNSFVFRYDDTEKILGEQVTLAVYDYPADFLERYRTGVEKVTVADIERVAQKYVQPEKLATVVVGNPAEIDPPLTNLGPVTKLDIAIPGAPKE, via the coding sequence ATGAACTTCACCAAGCTCGCGGCCTCTTTCGTTCTTGTTGCCAGTACCGTCGCCGTCTTTGCGCAGGATTATCCCCACGCGCAGCAGCCGTGGACACACATCGCCACGCCGCCCCTGCGTGGCTTCCACCCCGCAAAGCCGACGCGCATTCAACTACCGAACGGCGTACAGATATTCCTCGAAGAGGACCATGAACTGCCATTCATCTCGGGCTTCATCCGTGTGCGTGGCGGAGCGCGAGACGAACCGGCGGACAAGCTCGGGCTCGTCTCACTCTACGGTCAGGCATGGCGCACCTCTGGCACGTCTTCCACGCCCGGCGATCAACTCGACGACCAGCTTGCGCTGAAGGCCGCCTCCATCGAAACCGGTGGCGGGCAGGCCTCGACGTATGTGACCTGGAACAGCTTCACGAAGGACTTTGACTCGACCTTCGCCTCTGCCATCGACCTGCTGCTACATCCGAAGTTCCAAGAGCAGAAAGTTGAGCTGGCAAAGCGTTCGATGATGACCTCCATCCTCCGCCGTAACGATGACGCCGCTTCCATTGCAGCGCGTGAAGCGGTCGAGATTGCGTACGGCCGGACGAATCCTTACGGCCGCGAAGCCCAGTTGGCAACGGTGTCGTCCATCACGCTGGACGATCTCGATGCGTGGCACAAGCGCACAGTCGTTGGCTCGAACCTTATCGTTGGCCTCGTTGGCGACTTCGACTCCAAAGAGGTAGAGGCGAAGCTGAAAGCCGCGTTTGAGCCAATCCCGCGCGGAGAGAAGCTGCCTGCACCGGTGGTGACCTTCAGTGCTCCAAAGCCGGGCGTGTACTTCGCAGCGAAGAGCGATGTCGATCAATCGAACATCTACCTCGTCGGCCTTGGCACGGAGCAGTCGAACCCCGACTACTACGCGCTTACGGTGATGAACGAGATCTTCTCAGGCGGTTTCGCGTCCCGCGTCGTTCAGAACGTCCGGACGCGGCTTGGCCTGGCGTACGACGTAGGCGGCTCTTTTGGGGCGGCGTACGATCATCCCGGCCTCTTCGCCATCAATGCCGGAACCCGCTCGAACAAGACGGTTGCAGCCACACAGGCGATTCTGGACGAGGTCCGCAAACTTCGCACCGAGCCGCCTACGGAAGCGGAACTTCGCCGCGCCAAGGACGATCTCCTGAACAGCTTCGTCTTCCGCTACGACGATACGGAGAAGATCCTCGGCGAGCAGGTCACGTTGGCCGTCTACGACTACCCTGCCGACTTCCTGGAGCGTTACCGCACCGGTGTGGAGAAGGTAACGGTTGCGGATATCGAGCGTGTCGCGCAGAAGTACGTTCAACCGGAGAAGCTGGCGACCGTGGTCGTGGGCAATCCAGCTGAAATCGACCCGCCCCTGACCAACCTCGGCCCGGTGACGAAGCTCGACATCGCCATCCCCGGTGCGCCAAAAGAGTAG
- a CDS encoding pitrilysin family protein translates to MKYLIPFPIARLAALALAVGLPTTLWSQTGSTAPKDSYEQSLATRTTVKVLPNGLTIIISERHEAPVFSFHTTINAGSANDPSGESGLAHMFEHIAFKGTTEIGTKDFEKEKVALANVEKTNDLYEAELHNPLGTNPQRLAMLKKMFDDAVADAQKYVVPNQFSDLAESNGAVGLNAETSEDSTDYFWSMPSNRLELWAYLESSRIGWPVAREFYKERDVVNEERRMRIDSSPQGRLVEEFLAAAYMAHPYGRPGVGWESDITQVTATEAAAFHKKYYVPSNIVVALVGDIDPKTALPMLEKYFGRIPAGPAPKPLVTVEPKQNAERDVVLHERTQPMFLEGYHRPDFHSPDDATFSAIQDIFSNGRTSRLYRSLVRDQHLAQVAEGFSGFPGQKYPSMFAFYAIPLSGHTAEEMAPAIQKELDRLKTEDVSDAELERFKASARAGLLRSLGDNATLAAQLADYQTRFGDWKHMFEDLAEIDAVTKADIRRVAQQTFVPSNRTTARIEFQAPSAPAVAGGAR, encoded by the coding sequence ATGAAATATCTCATCCCTTTCCCCATCGCCCGCCTTGCCGCACTGGCTCTTGCTGTCGGCCTGCCCACCACGCTTTGGTCACAAACAGGCTCCACCGCTCCCAAGGATTCGTATGAGCAGTCGCTGGCCACTCGAACAACGGTCAAGGTACTGCCGAACGGTCTGACGATCATCATCAGTGAGCGCCACGAAGCGCCGGTTTTCAGCTTCCACACGACGATCAACGCCGGTTCGGCGAACGATCCTTCGGGTGAAAGCGGCCTGGCGCACATGTTTGAACACATCGCGTTCAAGGGCACGACCGAGATCGGCACGAAGGACTTCGAAAAGGAGAAGGTCGCGCTCGCCAATGTGGAGAAGACCAACGACCTCTACGAGGCAGAGTTGCATAACCCGCTCGGCACCAACCCGCAGCGGCTGGCCATGCTCAAGAAGATGTTCGACGATGCGGTGGCGGACGCGCAGAAGTACGTCGTTCCGAACCAATTCTCCGATCTTGCCGAGTCCAACGGCGCTGTCGGGTTGAACGCCGAGACCTCGGAGGACTCCACCGACTACTTCTGGTCGATGCCGTCGAACCGTCTTGAGCTGTGGGCTTATCTGGAGAGCTCACGCATCGGCTGGCCTGTTGCCCGCGAGTTCTACAAGGAGCGCGACGTAGTCAATGAAGAACGCCGGATGCGGATCGACTCGTCCCCACAGGGGCGCCTCGTGGAAGAGTTCCTCGCTGCGGCGTACATGGCGCATCCTTACGGCCGTCCCGGCGTTGGCTGGGAGTCAGACATCACGCAGGTCACCGCTACCGAAGCCGCGGCGTTCCATAAGAAGTACTACGTTCCTTCGAACATCGTTGTGGCGCTGGTGGGCGACATCGACCCAAAGACCGCCCTGCCGATGCTGGAGAAGTACTTTGGCCGCATCCCTGCAGGCCCGGCGCCGAAGCCCCTCGTCACCGTGGAGCCGAAGCAGAACGCTGAGCGCGACGTAGTGCTGCATGAGCGCACGCAACCCATGTTCCTCGAGGGCTACCACCGTCCGGACTTCCACTCTCCTGACGATGCGACCTTCTCTGCCATCCAGGACATCTTCTCGAACGGCCGCACCTCGCGTCTCTACCGTTCGCTGGTGCGCGACCAACATCTCGCACAGGTTGCGGAAGGCTTCTCCGGCTTCCCCGGTCAGAAGTATCCCAGCATGTTTGCGTTCTATGCGATTCCCCTCTCAGGCCACACGGCAGAGGAGATGGCTCCGGCGATCCAGAAGGAGCTTGATCGTCTGAAGACGGAAGATGTTTCCGACGCTGAGCTCGAGCGCTTCAAGGCTTCCGCCCGCGCCGGGCTGCTTCGCTCTCTCGGTGACAATGCAACGCTTGCGGCCCAGCTGGCCGACTATCAGACCCGCTTCGGCGATTGGAAACACATGTTTGAAGACCTTGCAGAGATTGACGCTGTGACCAAGGCGGACATTCGCCGCGTCGCACAGCAAACGTTTGTGCCCTCCAACCGCACGACGGCACGCATCGAGTTTCAGGCCCCATCTGCTCCGGCAGTAGCAGGAGGTGCACGATGA
- a CDS encoding Ig-like domain repeat protein, whose amino-acid sequence MIYLPRTCRSSRWLAAVLALGLSAPLFAQSLSLPAGSTDLGVLPASTPVKAALFVKPTAARQAALDQLLADQGTPGSASYHQWLTPAQFTSQYGATSDQLATISAYAAKKGLKVESSTGLHVELSATRSKFSSSFGGGLHQVSLAGQLYTAETEEITTPTDLETLTESITGVQTVPEAHPFTLLADGTAVTASGRGSLEDLATAIEGNTARVLTIHSAASASQFTDGEQTALHYLLKEAAAQGITVLAEAGGTTADTGLPAAFSEGLAAIVTPTGELGTLADELRPTWQTASGVPDDGLRHIPDVTVSSIDALAATFEQILSEMPATSDGSAARLGNVAATIYELAPSAGLFTQPDDTSTTTPGRWEPDTGLGTLNLAELAKLYPRGTYSTDTSVTLDNPGATHGQSITFTSTVKDTSGQGNGVVPTGTVTYTMSTGTTLGPVTLSNGTATITTKTLAANWSYTVSAAYSGDTNYAASSSSTGFSIAPEAATITATPAGSVKLGDQMSVAISVSSASGVGTPTGTATLAPQGTSDTNTYTAPLSGSNGTATATVSAPSLKAGSTVVLAGCTPTSTDFTCYTPVQANVTVTQGTPTATLSSVVSGTSTTFTVTVAGLGASYPTPVGNISVADSGVTLGSATLSGTGTSASATLTVTTPSSTSHTYVATYDGDSNYLSTTSNAQITTGTTTSATTLAVSPNPPVSGSTTTLTATVASGATSSTTTPTGTVTFYQDGVALTPTGTLVNGVATYTSTTLSSTTAHTYYAAYSGDTTYATSNSPSVATAAVTTASTTTTMTVSPNPPVSGSVTTLTATIGYTASGSTTPTGSVTFYQDGTALVPTATVSNGVATYTSSGLSSTIAHTFYAKYSGDTNYTTSTSATVTTNSSTAATTTTTMAITPNPPVSGSVTTLKATIGYTASGTTTPSGTVTFYQDGAALTPTATVTSGVATFTSTALSGTTAHSFYAVYSGDTNFSTSTSTAVTTAASTSSTTTTAMTVSPNPPVSGKLTTLMATVAFTGTSTPTGTVTFYQDGAALTPAASLSVSGTTASAAFTSTVLSSTTAHTYYAVYSGDTNYTTSTSAAVATAASSGTVASTTTIASSASTVTTGGSVTLTATVVPTATNTVIPTGTVTFTSATQGVLGTGTLNAAGVATLTTALTTAGVQSITASYGGDTTYAASVSAVAASVTVSSSTSQFTLTVSPQSVTYGSTVTLTTTLTATPTSGTTGPAGTVTWTLTPNSGAAAITYVGTLTTTSTTTATATTSITAPAVGIYTVTATCTGTNFSCTGLSATAALQVTKVATVTSLNVSPTTIVTGGLETLTAYVAFASGTTNATCTGAVTFYVNGASAGSAALSSNSATYTLTLPSSTKNTVYAVYAGDTNCGSSTSTVATIAAATVDTTSTLTPNYTTALQGANEIFTVVVSSVATTTNTSPGIPTGTVNFYDTFGGIQTLLGSAALTQGGVSSAFTSFQTTGLKAGTHTILAVFAGSTSFTTSTATAVAVTIQDYSVVFSPSSATTTKGQTVTALATVAPQYGFTGSVVLACTPPAGTATTCSFSPSVLTGGGGVATMTITTTAATAALHSGRRDIAFAGVAGLGALLLGFIRRRRVRWLQLAALAMAIFVLGTTGGCTTVRSETSTGGGGSSSSGGTPSGAQQFTITAAGTDGVTTNKHTAYFQVTIQ is encoded by the coding sequence ATGATCTATCTCCCGCGTACTTGCCGGTCTTCTCGGTGGTTGGCGGCGGTTCTTGCCCTAGGACTGTCTGCGCCACTTTTTGCCCAGTCTCTCAGCCTGCCCGCAGGCTCGACGGACCTGGGCGTTTTGCCTGCAAGTACGCCGGTAAAGGCCGCGCTGTTTGTAAAACCCACGGCTGCACGTCAGGCCGCGCTCGATCAACTTCTGGCTGACCAGGGCACACCCGGCTCTGCGAGCTATCACCAATGGCTGACGCCAGCGCAGTTCACCAGCCAATATGGAGCGACCAGCGATCAGTTGGCCACGATCTCCGCTTATGCCGCGAAGAAAGGCCTGAAGGTCGAATCCTCGACAGGTCTGCACGTCGAGCTCTCAGCGACCAGGTCTAAGTTTTCGTCCTCCTTTGGCGGAGGATTGCATCAGGTCAGTCTCGCCGGACAGCTCTACACGGCCGAAACCGAAGAGATCACCACACCGACGGATTTAGAGACGTTGACGGAGTCCATAACCGGCGTACAAACCGTGCCGGAGGCGCATCCGTTCACGCTGCTTGCAGACGGTACCGCCGTTACAGCCAGCGGACGGGGTTCGCTCGAAGATCTGGCGACAGCGATCGAAGGAAATACCGCGCGGGTATTGACCATCCACTCTGCCGCGAGTGCCTCGCAGTTCACCGACGGCGAGCAGACGGCTCTTCACTATCTATTGAAAGAGGCCGCAGCACAGGGCATCACAGTTCTGGCAGAGGCTGGGGGGACGACCGCAGACACGGGCCTGCCGGCTGCTTTCTCTGAAGGCCTCGCCGCGATTGTGACACCGACCGGTGAACTAGGAACACTCGCAGACGAGCTTCGTCCCACATGGCAGACGGCTTCCGGTGTGCCCGATGACGGGCTGCGCCACATCCCGGACGTCACGGTTTCCAGCATCGATGCGTTGGCCGCAACGTTTGAGCAGATTCTCAGCGAAATGCCTGCGACGTCGGACGGATCCGCAGCAAGACTCGGCAACGTAGCTGCAACGATCTACGAACTCGCTCCATCGGCAGGGCTCTTTACGCAGCCAGACGACACCTCCACGACAACCCCAGGGCGCTGGGAGCCGGATACGGGACTGGGCACGTTGAACCTCGCGGAGCTGGCCAAGCTCTACCCGCGTGGGACATACAGCACCGACACCTCGGTCACTCTCGATAACCCGGGAGCCACCCACGGCCAGAGCATCACATTCACCTCCACGGTGAAGGACACCTCCGGGCAGGGAAATGGCGTAGTGCCGACCGGCACAGTCACCTACACGATGAGCACGGGAACGACGCTCGGTCCCGTGACGCTGAGCAACGGCACCGCCACGATCACCACGAAGACTCTGGCGGCAAACTGGAGCTACACCGTGTCGGCGGCGTACTCCGGCGACACCAATTACGCCGCCTCCAGCTCCTCGACCGGCTTCTCCATTGCTCCGGAGGCTGCGACGATCACGGCGACGCCAGCAGGAAGTGTGAAGCTTGGCGACCAGATGTCGGTAGCCATCTCCGTTAGCTCCGCATCGGGCGTCGGCACGCCAACAGGAACGGCAACATTAGCGCCGCAGGGAACAAGCGATACCAACACGTACACCGCACCGCTCTCAGGATCGAACGGCACGGCGACAGCAACGGTGTCGGCTCCCTCGCTGAAGGCTGGAAGCACGGTGGTACTTGCGGGTTGCACGCCAACCAGCACGGACTTCACCTGCTACACGCCGGTTCAGGCGAACGTAACCGTGACGCAGGGAACACCCACAGCGACGCTGTCCTCGGTAGTCAGTGGAACCTCGACGACGTTCACTGTCACGGTCGCAGGACTGGGCGCAAGCTACCCAACACCTGTAGGAAACATCTCCGTGGCCGACAGCGGAGTTACGCTCGGCTCGGCAACACTGTCAGGCACCGGCACATCAGCCTCCGCGACGCTGACCGTAACAACACCTTCTTCGACCAGCCATACTTACGTGGCCACTTATGATGGCGACTCGAACTATCTCAGTACGACCTCGAACGCACAGATCACCACCGGCACAACGACTTCAGCGACCACGCTCGCCGTAAGCCCGAATCCTCCGGTCAGCGGCTCGACGACGACCCTCACCGCGACCGTCGCTTCCGGAGCGACCAGCTCGACAACCACGCCCACGGGAACGGTAACGTTCTATCAGGATGGGGTTGCGCTTACGCCTACCGGAACGCTGGTGAACGGTGTTGCCACGTACACCTCCACCACGCTCAGCAGCACGACCGCGCATACCTACTACGCCGCGTACTCCGGTGATACGACGTATGCCACGAGTAACTCACCCTCCGTTGCGACAGCCGCCGTAACAACGGCCTCCACAACAACAACGATGACCGTCAGCCCCAATCCTCCGGTGAGCGGAAGCGTGACCACGCTCACGGCGACGATCGGCTACACAGCCAGCGGATCCACCACGCCGACAGGAAGCGTCACCTTCTATCAGGATGGAACGGCACTGGTACCGACAGCTACGGTAAGCAATGGCGTCGCGACCTATACCTCCTCAGGTCTCTCCTCGACCATTGCCCACACGTTCTACGCGAAGTACTCGGGCGATACGAATTACACCACCAGCACGAGCGCAACGGTTACAACGAACTCCAGCACCGCCGCCACGACAACGACAACGATGGCGATCACGCCGAATCCTCCCGTGAGCGGAAGCGTAACGACGCTCAAGGCCACCATTGGCTATACCGCCAGTGGAACAACCACGCCGAGCGGTACTGTGACCTTCTATCAGGACGGAGCAGCGCTTACTCCAACCGCAACCGTAACCAGCGGTGTTGCAACGTTCACCTCAACCGCGCTCTCAGGAACCACGGCTCACTCCTTCTATGCGGTGTACTCGGGCGATACGAACTTTTCGACGAGCACAAGCACTGCGGTAACGACGGCGGCCTCTACCTCCTCAACGACCACCACCGCGATGACCGTCAGCCCCAATCCTCCAGTCAGTGGCAAGCTCACGACCCTGATGGCGACGGTCGCCTTCACGGGAACATCCACCCCCACGGGCACGGTCACGTTCTATCAGGATGGCGCCGCACTGACTCCCGCAGCCAGCCTGTCGGTAAGTGGAACGACCGCCAGCGCGGCCTTTACCTCAACGGTTCTGAGCAGCACGACCGCCCACACCTACTACGCGGTGTACTCGGGCGACACCAATTACACGACCAGCACCAGCGCGGCTGTTGCGACGGCCGCGTCTTCAGGAACTGTGGCGTCCACGACAACCATCGCGTCGAGCGCCTCAACGGTAACAACCGGCGGCAGCGTGACGCTGACCGCAACTGTTGTGCCGACGGCGACGAACACGGTCATCCCAACCGGAACAGTCACGTTCACGTCCGCGACCCAGGGCGTACTGGGCACAGGAACATTGAACGCCGCAGGGGTAGCAACTCTCACCACTGCGTTGACGACAGCGGGCGTGCAGAGCATTACGGCAAGCTACGGTGGAGACACCACCTACGCAGCCAGTGTGTCTGCCGTTGCAGCTTCCGTAACGGTTTCTTCCTCGACCAGCCAATTCACGCTGACCGTCAGCCCGCAAAGCGTTACCTATGGTTCGACGGTGACGTTGACGACCACGCTAACGGCCACACCAACCAGTGGAACAACCGGCCCCGCCGGCACCGTGACCTGGACCTTGACGCCCAACTCTGGCGCAGCCGCCATCACCTACGTCGGCACACTCACGACGACAAGCACCACCACCGCGACAGCGACTACGAGTATTACCGCGCCGGCCGTGGGAATCTACACCGTCACAGCCACCTGCACAGGAACGAACTTCAGCTGCACAGGACTTAGCGCAACAGCAGCCCTGCAAGTGACCAAGGTCGCCACGGTCACAAGCCTGAATGTTTCCCCAACGACCATCGTCACAGGTGGTCTTGAGACCCTGACAGCCTATGTAGCCTTTGCGTCTGGAACGACAAACGCAACCTGCACAGGCGCCGTAACGTTCTACGTCAATGGGGCCTCCGCAGGCTCAGCGGCTCTCAGCTCCAACTCAGCCACCTACACGCTTACGCTTCCGTCGAGCACGAAGAACACCGTCTACGCGGTGTATGCGGGCGATACGAACTGCGGCAGCAGCACCTCCACGGTGGCAACGATTGCGGCAGCCACGGTAGATACGACGTCCACCCTCACCCCGAACTACACGACCGCGTTGCAGGGTGCGAACGAGATCTTCACCGTCGTGGTCAGCTCTGTAGCAACAACGACGAACACCAGCCCGGGCATTCCCACCGGAACCGTGAACTTCTACGACACCTTCGGCGGCATTCAAACGCTGCTTGGTTCTGCCGCTCTCACGCAGGGCGGAGTGTCCTCCGCCTTCACGTCCTTCCAGACCACGGGATTGAAGGCAGGCACGCATACGATTCTTGCGGTCTTCGCCGGTTCCACCTCCTTCACCACATCCACGGCCACGGCGGTCGCTGTGACGATCCAGGATTACAGCGTCGTGTTTTCGCCGTCGAGCGCCACGACAACCAAGGGCCAGACCGTAACCGCACTCGCTACCGTCGCTCCGCAATATGGCTTTACCGGCAGCGTTGTTCTTGCCTGCACACCGCCAGCAGGAACAGCAACAACCTGCAGCTTCTCGCCCAGCGTTCTGACAGGCGGAGGCGGCGTCGCCACTATGACGATTACGACGACAGCAGCAACCGCCGCGCTTCATAGCGGACGACGCGATATCGCGTTCGCAGGCGTGGCCGGGCTTGGCGCTCTGCTGCTGGGATTCATCCGACGCCGTCGCGTTCGCTGGCTTCAGCTCGCAGCATTGGCAATGGCTATCTTCGTTCTGGGAACAACCGGGGGATGCACCACCGTCCGCTCGGAGACGTCTACGGGCGGCGGCGGCTCTTCTTCCAGCGGAGGAACACCTTCCGGTGCGCAACAGTTCACGATCACCGCTGCGGGAACAGATGGCGTCACCACTAATAAACACACAGCCTACTTCCAGGTGACGATTCAGTAG